The Candidatus Krumholzibacteriia bacterium sequence GCGCCGCCATGTCCACTCTCCCTGGACGGAGCCCGTCGCCGCGGGCTGCGTCAGAGCCACGCGCGCTGACGGAGGTGCCGTCAGAGCCGCGCGCGCCGCGGAGCTGCCCCTCAGAGCGCCGAGCGCACGCCGATCACGACGCCGCGCACGCGCAGCGACTGGCGCTGCACCCGCTGTGGCCCGCCCTGCGTCTGCAGCGGGTGGACGAGCAGCTCCGGCTGCGCTGCCGCGTAGCGGCCGACGACGGCGCCGCCGTCGCCCTCGGCGACGACCAGCTCACCGTCGCGCACGTCCCGGCGCGCCTCGACAATCAAAACATCTCCACGCCGCAAGCGCCGGTCGAGCTCGACCTCGACGCCGACGGTCTGAACGAAGACCTGCGTCTCCATGGTTTCTCCAGGCGTTCGCGCCTCGGCTCAGGACTTCTCGTAGCTTCGCAGCAGCCCCACCACGATCCCCTGGATCTGCACGTCTTCCTTCGGCACCCGGATCGGCCGCATCTCCCGGTTCGACGGCTGCAAGCGCACCAGCCGGCGCTCGGGAAAGAAGCGCTTCACCGTGGTCTCTCGTCCCTCGACGAGGGCGATGACGAGATCACCGGCCACGGCGCGTCCGGTTTGCCGCACGACGAGCAGGTCGCCCTCGGCGATGTCCTCGTCCCGCATGGACT is a genomic window containing:
- a CDS encoding S24 family peptidase; this encodes METQVFVQTVGVEVELDRRLRRGDVLIVEARRDVRDGELVVAEGDGGAVVGRYAAAQPELLVHPLQTQGGPQRVQRQSLRVRGVVIGVRSAL